Proteins encoded by one window of Mycolicibacterium sp. ND9-15:
- the smc gene encoding chromosome segregation protein SMC has protein sequence MHLKSLTLKGFKSFASPTTLRFEPGITCVVGPNGSGKSNVVDALTWVMGEQGAKTLRGGKMEDVIFAGTSSRPPLGRAEVTVTIDNSDNSLPIEYSEVSITRRMFRDGGSEYEINGSSCRLMDVQELLSDSGIGREMHVIVGQGKLSEILESRPEDRRAFIEEAAGVLKHRKRKEKAVRKLDAMSANLNRLTDLTTELRRQLKPLGRQAEMARRAQTIQADLRDARLRLAADDLVTRRAEFENTNQAETTLRREHDEIASRLEAKTVKLSSYESAVESLSERADAAQQTWFALSALAERVSATVRIASERAQHLDAEPDASTGPDPDALEAQADEVAEQERQLLSDLTESRGKLEAARAELTERERIAAEAERAHLAAARAEADRREGLARLAGQVDTMRTRVESIDETVARLTGTIDEAAARAQQTQADFETVQSRVGELDAGEVGLDEHHDRTVAALRLADERVAELQAAERGAERQVASLHARIEALSVGLDRKDGAAWLQKNRGGTGLLGSIANLLKVRDGYEVAVAAVLGAAADAVAAESPSAARAAVTALKESDGGRAAIVLSDWPDHVAAQLESLPRGAAWAVELVEAPPRLRGAIRAMLSGVVVVADLAAALDLVASQPKLRAVTTDGDLVGAGWVSGGSDRKPSTLEIASEVEKARAELAEAERQVGELSAALSGALTEQASRQDAAEQALAALNESDAAISAIYEQLGRLGQEARAADDEWQRLIHQRNELETNRSGTVEELAGLEQRLHNAQQEPTFEAEPVNRRETTAAAEAARAVEVEARLAVRTAEERANAVRGKADSLRRMAAAEREARLRALRAREARQHAAAVAAAVAESGRLVAQRLSIAVAVASRGRDEVAAERQHRAAALANTREEVNELTAKVNGLTEALHKDEVAKAQAALRIEQLEEHILEQFGMASAELIAEYGPEVPLPPTELEMAEFEQARERGEQVTAPAPMPFDRPTQERRAKKAERELNELGRVNPLALEEFAALEERYNFLSTQLEDVKGARKDLLDVIDDVDARILQVFTEAYADVEREFTQVFSTLFPGGEGRLLLTDPNDMLTTGIEVEARPPGKKIKRLSLLSGGEKSLTAVAMLVAIFRARPSPFYVMDEVEAALDDVNLRRLISLFEQLRERSQLIVITHQKPTMEVADALYGVTMRDDGITAVISQRMRGQELVGAAN, from the coding sequence GTGCACCTCAAGAGTCTGACCCTGAAGGGCTTCAAGTCGTTTGCTTCGCCGACGACTCTGCGCTTCGAGCCAGGCATCACATGCGTGGTCGGCCCGAATGGTTCGGGCAAGTCGAACGTGGTCGACGCGCTCACCTGGGTGATGGGCGAGCAGGGCGCCAAGACGCTGCGCGGCGGCAAGATGGAGGACGTCATCTTCGCCGGCACGTCATCACGGCCGCCTCTGGGCCGTGCGGAGGTGACGGTCACGATCGACAACTCCGACAACTCGCTGCCGATCGAGTACTCCGAAGTGTCGATCACGCGGCGGATGTTCCGCGACGGCGGCAGCGAGTACGAGATCAACGGCAGCAGCTGCCGGTTGATGGATGTCCAAGAACTGCTCAGCGACTCCGGCATCGGCCGCGAGATGCACGTGATCGTCGGGCAGGGCAAGCTCTCGGAGATTCTCGAGTCGCGGCCCGAGGACCGGCGCGCATTCATCGAGGAGGCCGCCGGCGTCCTCAAACACCGCAAACGCAAGGAAAAGGCGGTCCGCAAGCTCGATGCGATGTCGGCCAACCTGAACCGGCTGACCGACCTGACCACCGAACTGCGCCGCCAGCTCAAGCCGCTCGGGCGGCAGGCCGAGATGGCGCGCCGCGCCCAGACGATTCAGGCCGACCTGCGCGACGCCCGACTCCGGCTGGCTGCCGACGACCTCGTCACACGCCGTGCCGAGTTCGAGAACACCAACCAGGCCGAGACCACGCTGCGCCGCGAACACGACGAGATCGCCTCCCGGTTGGAGGCCAAGACCGTAAAACTGTCCTCGTATGAATCGGCAGTCGAGAGCCTCAGCGAACGCGCGGATGCCGCGCAGCAGACCTGGTTTGCGCTGTCGGCGCTCGCCGAACGCGTCAGCGCGACGGTGCGCATCGCAAGCGAGCGCGCACAGCACCTCGATGCCGAGCCCGACGCGTCGACCGGCCCTGACCCCGATGCCCTGGAAGCCCAGGCCGACGAGGTCGCCGAGCAGGAGCGCCAACTGCTCAGCGACCTGACCGAATCGCGTGGAAAGCTCGAGGCCGCGCGCGCCGAGCTCACCGAACGCGAGCGGATCGCCGCCGAAGCCGAACGCGCCCACCTCGCCGCCGCCCGCGCCGAGGCGGACCGCCGCGAGGGCCTGGCCCGGCTCGCGGGCCAGGTCGACACGATGCGCACACGCGTGGAGTCGATCGACGAGACCGTCGCGCGGCTCACCGGCACCATCGATGAGGCTGCGGCCCGTGCTCAGCAGACCCAGGCCGACTTCGAGACTGTGCAGAGCCGCGTCGGTGAACTCGACGCCGGCGAAGTCGGCCTGGACGAACACCACGATCGGACGGTGGCCGCGCTGCGGTTGGCTGACGAACGTGTCGCCGAACTGCAGGCCGCCGAGCGCGGCGCCGAACGTCAGGTCGCCTCGCTGCACGCCCGCATCGAAGCCCTCTCGGTCGGTCTGGACCGTAAGGACGGCGCTGCGTGGTTGCAGAAGAACCGCGGCGGCACAGGCCTTCTGGGTTCGATCGCCAACCTGTTGAAGGTGCGCGACGGCTACGAGGTGGCCGTCGCGGCGGTGCTCGGCGCGGCTGCCGACGCGGTCGCCGCCGAAAGCCCGAGCGCCGCCCGCGCCGCGGTGACGGCGCTCAAGGAGTCCGATGGCGGCCGGGCGGCTATCGTGCTCAGCGATTGGCCGGATCACGTTGCGGCACAACTTGAGTCGTTGCCTCGCGGCGCAGCGTGGGCGGTGGAGTTGGTCGAAGCACCGCCGCGGCTTCGGGGCGCGATCCGGGCGATGCTGTCGGGCGTCGTGGTGGTGGCGGACCTCGCTGCCGCGCTGGATCTGGTTGCCTCGCAGCCGAAGTTACGCGCGGTCACGACCGATGGCGACCTCGTGGGAGCGGGCTGGGTCAGCGGGGGGTCCGATCGCAAACCCAGCACGCTCGAGATCGCCTCGGAGGTCGAGAAGGCCCGCGCCGAGCTTGCCGAAGCCGAGCGGCAGGTCGGCGAGTTGTCGGCCGCGCTGTCCGGTGCACTGACCGAACAGGCGAGCCGTCAGGACGCGGCGGAGCAGGCGCTCGCCGCGCTCAACGAATCCGACGCTGCGATCTCGGCGATCTATGAGCAGTTGGGCCGCCTCGGTCAGGAGGCCCGTGCCGCCGACGACGAATGGCAACGGCTGATTCACCAGCGAAACGAGTTGGAGACCAACCGTTCAGGCACCGTCGAGGAGCTCGCGGGGCTCGAGCAGCGGCTGCACAATGCGCAGCAGGAACCGACATTCGAGGCCGAACCCGTCAACCGGCGGGAGACGACGGCTGCCGCTGAGGCGGCCCGTGCCGTGGAAGTGGAGGCCCGGTTGGCGGTGCGTACCGCTGAAGAGCGTGCGAATGCCGTTCGCGGAAAGGCGGATTCGCTGCGTCGGATGGCGGCCGCCGAGCGTGAGGCCAGGTTGCGTGCGCTGCGCGCCCGCGAGGCGCGACAGCACGCCGCCGCGGTGGCGGCTGCGGTTGCGGAGTCGGGTCGCCTTGTCGCGCAACGGCTGAGCATTGCCGTGGCGGTGGCATCACGCGGTCGCGACGAGGTCGCCGCTGAACGCCAGCATCGCGCCGCCGCGCTGGCCAACACGCGCGAGGAGGTGAACGAGCTCACCGCCAAGGTCAATGGTCTCACCGAAGCGCTGCACAAGGACGAGGTCGCCAAAGCGCAAGCCGCACTGCGAATCGAGCAGCTCGAAGAGCACATCCTCGAGCAGTTCGGCATGGCGAGCGCTGAACTGATCGCCGAGTACGGGCCAGAGGTGCCCTTGCCGCCGACGGAATTGGAAATGGCCGAATTCGAGCAGGCGCGGGAGCGCGGCGAGCAAGTCACCGCGCCCGCCCCGATGCCGTTCGACCGGCCCACTCAGGAACGGCGTGCCAAGAAGGCCGAGCGAGAGCTCAACGAGCTGGGCCGGGTCAATCCGTTGGCGCTCGAGGAGTTCGCCGCACTCGAGGAGCGGTACAACTTCCTGTCCACCCAGCTCGAGGACGTCAAGGGCGCGCGCAAGGACCTGCTCGACGTGATCGACGACGTCGACGCCCGCATCCTGCAGGTGTTCACCGAGGCGTACGCCGATGTGGAACGCGAGTTCACGCAGGTGTTTTCGACGCTTTTCCCGGGCGGCGAGGGCAGGCTGCTGCTGACCGATCCCAACGACATGCTCACCACCGGCATCGAGGTCGAGGCCCGCCCGCCGGGCAAGAAGATCAAGCGGCTGTCGCTGCTTTCCGGCGGGGAGAAGTCGTTGACCGCGGTCGCGATGCTGGTGGCGATCTTCCGCGCCAGGCCGTCGCCGTTCTACGTCATGGACGAGGTCGAGGCGGCGCTGGACGACGTGAACCTGCGTCGGCTGATCAGCCTGTTCGAGCAGCTTCGCGAACGCTCTCAGCTGATCGTCATCACCCATCAGAAGCCGACGATGGAGGTCGCCGACGCCCTGTACGGGGTGACCATGCGCGACGACGGCATCACCGCGGTGATCAGCCAGCGCATGCGGGGGCAGGAACTGGTCGGCGCCGCCAACTAG
- a CDS encoding acylphosphatase, with protein MQELAEVRLTAWVHGHAQGVGFRWWTRARALELGLTGFATNKPDGRVQVVAQGPKQACQRLLDLLQSGDTPGRVDDVVADFTEPRDSLQGFTER; from the coding sequence ATGCAGGAGTTAGCTGAGGTGCGCCTGACGGCTTGGGTGCACGGACACGCGCAGGGCGTCGGGTTCCGGTGGTGGACCCGCGCCCGCGCCCTCGAACTGGGCCTGACCGGCTTCGCGACCAATAAGCCGGACGGCCGCGTCCAGGTGGTCGCCCAGGGGCCGAAGCAGGCCTGCCAGCGCCTACTTGACCTGCTGCAAAGCGGCGACACGCCGGGCCGGGTCGACGATGTCGTAGCCGACTTCACAGAACCTCGCGACTCGCTTCAAGGGTTCACCGAGCGATAG
- a CDS encoding OsmC family protein, which yields MTELWVERTGERRYIGRSSRGAEVLVGSEDVDGVFTPGELMKIALAACSGMASDAPLRRRLGDDYRTTIRVSGPADREQERYPLLEEHMELDLSGLSEDELSRVLTVVKRAIDQVCTVGRTLKAGTKVTFEVYDAGVS from the coding sequence ATGACCGAACTGTGGGTTGAGCGCACCGGCGAGCGCCGCTACATCGGGCGAAGCTCGCGTGGCGCGGAGGTGCTCGTCGGCAGCGAGGACGTCGATGGCGTCTTCACGCCGGGCGAGTTGATGAAGATCGCACTGGCGGCTTGCAGCGGAATGGCCAGTGATGCGCCGCTACGACGCAGGCTCGGCGACGACTACCGCACGACGATCCGCGTCTCCGGTCCAGCCGATCGCGAACAGGAACGGTACCCGCTGCTCGAGGAGCACATGGAACTCGACTTGTCGGGACTGTCGGAGGACGAACTCTCGCGGGTACTCACGGTGGTCAAGCGTGCGATCGACCAGGTTTGCACGGTCGGCCGCACCCTCAAGGCCGGGACCAAAGTGACATTTGAGGTTTATGATGCAGGAGTTAGCTGA
- the mutM gene encoding DNA-formamidopyrimidine glycosylase, which produces MPELPEVEVVRRGLDAHVVDKTITAVRVHHPRAVRRHEAGPADLTARLLDTKITGTGRRGKYLWLTLDDGSALVVHLGMSGQMLLGAVPNENHLRIAALLDDGTALSFVDQRTFGGWMLTEMVTVDGTELPVPVAHLARDPLDPRFDRDGVVKVLRRKHSEIKRQLLDQTVVSGIGNIYADEALWRAQINGARVASSLTRSKLAELLDAAAEVMAEALGQGGTSFDSLYVNVNGESGYFDRSLDAYGREGEPCRRCGAVMRREKFMNRSSFYCPKCQPRPRVRR; this is translated from the coding sequence ATGCCTGAGCTTCCCGAGGTCGAAGTCGTACGGCGTGGTTTGGACGCGCACGTCGTCGACAAGACGATCACCGCCGTCCGGGTGCACCATCCCCGCGCGGTGCGCCGGCACGAGGCGGGCCCGGCCGATCTCACCGCGCGGTTGCTCGACACCAAGATCACCGGCACCGGGCGCCGGGGTAAGTATCTGTGGCTGACGCTGGACGACGGCTCCGCGCTGGTCGTGCACCTCGGTATGAGCGGGCAGATGCTGTTGGGCGCGGTGCCCAACGAGAACCATTTGCGCATCGCCGCGTTACTCGACGACGGCACCGCGCTGAGCTTCGTCGACCAACGCACATTCGGCGGTTGGATGCTCACCGAGATGGTCACCGTCGACGGCACCGAGCTTCCGGTGCCCGTCGCACACCTGGCCCGTGACCCGCTGGACCCGAGGTTCGATCGCGATGGCGTCGTTAAGGTGTTGCGGCGCAAGCACTCCGAGATCAAGCGTCAACTGCTCGACCAGACCGTGGTTTCGGGCATCGGCAACATCTACGCCGACGAGGCGCTGTGGCGCGCCCAGATCAACGGCGCCCGGGTGGCTTCGTCGCTGACCCGGTCGAAGCTGGCCGAACTGCTCGACGCGGCAGCCGAGGTGATGGCGGAGGCACTCGGACAGGGCGGCACCTCGTTCGATTCGCTGTATGTCAACGTCAACGGGGAATCGGGCTACTTCGACCGGTCTCTGGACGCCTACGGTCGCGAGGGCGAGCCGTGCCGGCGCTGCGGTGCGGTGATGCGGCGGGAGAAGTTCATGAACCGGTCGTCGTTCTACTGTCCGAAATGCCAACCCCGCCCGCGCGTCCGGCGCTGA
- the rnc gene encoding ribonuclease III has product MTDRAALLAALGVDLPDELLTIALTHRSYSYENGGLPTNERLEFLGDAVLGLTITEELYHRHPDRSEGDLAKLRASVVNTQALADVGRHLSDAGLGAYLLLGKGEENSGGADKASILADGVESLLGAIYLEHGITVAREAILRLFGQLLDTAPTLGAGLDWKSSLQELTASLGLGAPSYAVTSTGPDHDKVFTATVVVTDTEYGRGVGRTKKEAELKAAAAAWNTLTAAEVDA; this is encoded by the coding sequence GTGACTGACCGCGCCGCGTTGTTGGCGGCGCTAGGCGTCGACCTGCCCGACGAACTTCTCACCATCGCGCTCACCCATCGCAGTTACTCCTATGAGAACGGTGGCCTGCCGACCAACGAGCGATTGGAGTTCCTCGGCGACGCGGTGCTCGGGCTGACCATCACCGAGGAGCTCTATCATCGGCACCCTGACCGGTCCGAGGGCGATCTGGCCAAGCTGCGCGCCAGCGTCGTCAACACCCAGGCGCTCGCCGACGTAGGTCGTCACCTGTCCGACGCCGGCCTCGGCGCGTATCTGTTGCTCGGCAAGGGGGAGGAGAACTCCGGCGGCGCCGACAAGGCCAGCATTCTCGCCGACGGCGTCGAATCCCTCTTGGGCGCAATCTATTTGGAGCACGGCATCACGGTCGCCCGGGAGGCCATCCTGCGGCTGTTCGGCCAGCTTCTCGATACTGCGCCCACCCTCGGCGCCGGGCTGGACTGGAAGAGCAGCCTGCAGGAGCTGACCGCCTCGCTGGGATTGGGGGCACCGTCGTACGCCGTCACCTCGACCGGTCCCGACCACGACAAGGTGTTCACCGCGACGGTCGTCGTCACCGACACCGAATACGGCAGGGGCGTCGGGCGCACGAAGAAGGAAGCCGAGCTCAAGGCGGCCGCGGCGGCGTGGAACACGCTGACCGCAGCCGAGGTAGATGCCTGA
- a CDS encoding YceD family protein — MATHARAAAHRAPQSPLVINISRLGRRPGSMMTVSETVPSPSRIGLDLVAIEEGAPLALELRVESVSEGVLVSGTVSAPTAGECARCLTPVTGDVEIDLTELFAYPDSATDETTAADELGRVVNDTVNLEQPIIDAVGLALPFAPLCGPDCAGLCPDCGVALATAEPGHHHERLDPRWAKLAGMLDTVGGADDPTEETRD; from the coding sequence ATGGCGACGCATGCCAGAGCGGCGGCGCATCGCGCGCCACAATCGCCGCTGGTGATCAACATTTCCCGGCTCGGTAGGCGGCCCGGGTCGATGATGACCGTCTCCGAGACGGTGCCCAGCCCGTCGCGGATCGGGCTCGACCTGGTCGCCATCGAGGAAGGCGCCCCACTGGCTCTCGAGCTGCGGGTCGAGTCGGTTTCGGAGGGTGTGCTGGTCAGCGGAACGGTGTCCGCGCCGACGGCGGGCGAGTGTGCCCGCTGCCTGACGCCGGTCACCGGAGACGTCGAGATTGACCTCACCGAGTTGTTCGCCTATCCCGACAGCGCCACAGATGAGACGACGGCCGCCGACGAACTCGGGCGCGTGGTGAACGACACCGTCAACCTGGAGCAGCCGATCATCGACGCCGTCGGATTGGCGCTGCCGTTCGCTCCGCTGTGCGGTCCCGACTGCGCGGGTCTGTGCCCGGACTGCGGCGTGGCGTTGGCCACTGCCGAGCCCGGCCACCACCACGAGCGGCTCGATCCGCGCTGGGCCAAGTTGGCCGGCATGCTCGACACTGTCGGCGGAGCCGACGATCCCACTGAGGAGACGCGTGACTGA
- the sepIVA gene encoding cell division protein SepIVA, with protein MYRVFEALDELSAIVEEARGVPMTAGCVVPRGDVLELIDDIKDAIPGELDDAQDVLDARDGMLREAKDHSDSMVSTATAEADSVLNHARAEADRLLADAKAQADRMVGEARQHSERMVGEAREEANRIAATAKREYEASTGRAKTEADRLIESGNLAYEKAVQEGIKEQQRLVSQTEIVQTATAEATRLIDSAHAEADRLRGECDIYVDSKLAEFEDFLNGTLRSVGRGRHQLRTAAGTHDYAAR; from the coding sequence GTGTACCGAGTTTTCGAAGCGCTCGACGAACTGAGCGCGATTGTGGAAGAAGCCCGCGGTGTGCCGATGACGGCAGGCTGCGTGGTGCCCCGCGGCGATGTCCTCGAATTGATCGACGACATCAAGGATGCAATTCCCGGTGAGCTCGACGACGCCCAGGATGTCCTCGATGCGCGCGACGGGATGCTGCGCGAGGCCAAGGATCATTCCGACTCGATGGTGTCGACGGCCACCGCCGAAGCGGACTCCGTGCTCAACCATGCCCGTGCGGAGGCCGACCGGCTGCTGGCCGATGCGAAAGCGCAGGCAGACCGCATGGTGGGCGAGGCTCGCCAGCACAGCGAGCGGATGGTTGGCGAGGCCCGGGAGGAGGCCAATCGCATCGCCGCCACCGCCAAACGCGAATACGAGGCCAGCACGGGACGGGCCAAGACGGAAGCCGACCGCCTCATCGAGAGCGGCAACCTCGCCTACGAGAAGGCCGTGCAGGAGGGGATCAAGGAGCAGCAGCGGCTGGTCTCCCAGACCGAGATCGTGCAGACCGCGACCGCCGAGGCGACCCGGCTGATCGACTCGGCGCACGCCGAGGCGGACCGATTGCGCGGCGAGTGCGACATCTACGTCGACAGCAAGCTCGCGGAGTTCGAGGACTTCCTCAACGGAACGCTGCGCTCGGTCGGGCGTGGTCGGCACCAGCTGCGCACCGCCGCGGGCACGCACGACTACGCGGCGCGCTGA
- a CDS encoding hemerythrin domain-containing protein, whose translation MVETFVQSTDDVVRFLKDQHNLIKDLFEEVLHASEDKAREKAFVELRQLLAVHETAEEMVVHPRARGEIDNGDEIIDARLEEENEAKHKLSALEDMDFGSKEFLDELTAFRDMVVAHAEAEESEEFNKLQRELEGDDLKRMAAAVRAAQAIAPTRPHPGVESAKLNIAVGPFASMIDRARDAIEAALR comes from the coding sequence GTGGTCGAAACGTTTGTTCAATCGACGGATGACGTCGTCCGGTTCCTGAAGGATCAGCACAACCTGATCAAGGACCTGTTCGAGGAGGTGCTGCACGCCTCGGAGGACAAGGCCCGCGAAAAGGCGTTCGTAGAACTACGCCAGTTGCTGGCGGTGCACGAGACCGCCGAGGAGATGGTGGTCCATCCGCGGGCGCGCGGTGAGATCGACAACGGCGACGAGATCATCGATGCCCGTCTCGAGGAGGAGAACGAAGCGAAGCACAAGCTCTCTGCGCTGGAGGACATGGACTTCGGCTCGAAGGAGTTCCTAGACGAGCTCACTGCGTTCCGCGACATGGTCGTTGCGCACGCCGAGGCCGAGGAGAGCGAGGAGTTCAACAAGCTGCAGCGCGAACTGGAGGGTGACGACTTGAAGCGGATGGCCGCGGCCGTTCGGGCGGCGCAGGCCATCGCGCCGACGCGCCCGCATCCGGGGGTCGAGTCGGCCAAGTTGAACATCGCCGTCGGGCCGTTCGCCTCGATGATCGACCGGGCCCGCGACGCGATCGAGGCTGCCCTGCGCTGA
- a CDS encoding type I restriction-modification system subunit M produces the protein MALKKSDLYSSLWRSCDELRGGMDASQYKDYILTLLFVKYVSDKAKADRDSLIEVPKGGSFDDMLALKGDKEIGDRINKIIAKLAEGNGLQKVIDLADFNDEEKLGRGKEMQDRLSKLVTIFADLDFRRSRAEGDDLLGDAYEYLMRHFATESGKSKGQFYTPAEVSRVMAKVVGIGPQTPRSATVYDPACGSGSLLLKAAAEAPRGMSIYGQEKDNATWALCRMNMILHGNEIAEIRKGDSLTSPQFTERGQLEAFDFAVMNPPFSVKSWTNGLENEYGRFDGFASPPEKNGDYAFLLHVVKSLKSTGKAAIILPHGVLFRGHAEAAIRRELLKRGYIKGVIGLPPNLFYGTGIPACIVILDKQNAAGRTGVFMIDAAKGFMKDGAKNRLRSRDIHQIVDVFTRQLEVERYSRMVALAEIADPKNDYNLNIPRYIDSSEPEDIQDLHAHMHGGIPNRDLDALAGYWDAFPDLRSALFKRKRAGYSALRMDVGEVQQTILDSEDFKKFAKKAARKVANWFAKHRPALEAVDAHTVPNDLIATISDDLLERFKAMPLLDEYDVYEQLMSYWHTAMHDDVFLIMSEGWLNAAKPRKTIEDKDRKLSETPDLVVGSGRSAVKYKMDLIPPALVVARYFADEQAEVDELTAAVEEATRAIEEYVEEHAVEDGALAAAMDEDGKITKALTAARLREARREKADRGEIKALEHLIQLYDAETAAKKKAKEAQAALGEATLKQYGKLKVGDVTQLVLEDKWCGAVASRVAGEVDSLTLALVNRIQELGHRYADTVAALDIELQQIGTKVAAHLASMGIEP, from the coding sequence GTGGCATTAAAGAAGTCCGACCTCTACAGCTCGCTGTGGCGTAGCTGTGACGAGCTGCGCGGCGGTATGGATGCGAGCCAGTACAAGGACTACATCCTGACGCTGCTGTTCGTGAAGTACGTTTCGGATAAGGCGAAGGCGGACCGCGACAGCCTGATCGAGGTGCCCAAGGGCGGGTCGTTTGACGACATGCTCGCCTTGAAGGGCGACAAGGAGATCGGCGACCGGATCAACAAGATCATCGCCAAGTTGGCCGAGGGCAACGGGCTGCAGAAGGTCATCGACCTGGCAGACTTCAACGACGAGGAGAAGCTGGGCCGGGGCAAGGAGATGCAGGACCGGCTCTCCAAGCTGGTCACCATCTTCGCCGACCTGGACTTCCGGCGCTCCCGCGCCGAGGGCGACGACCTGCTCGGCGACGCTTACGAGTACCTCATGCGCCACTTCGCCACCGAGTCCGGCAAGAGCAAGGGGCAGTTCTACACCCCGGCCGAGGTGTCGCGGGTGATGGCGAAGGTGGTCGGCATCGGCCCGCAGACCCCGCGCAGCGCCACGGTCTACGACCCGGCGTGCGGTTCGGGTTCACTGCTGCTCAAGGCCGCCGCCGAGGCGCCGCGGGGCATGTCGATCTACGGCCAGGAAAAGGACAACGCCACCTGGGCGCTGTGCCGGATGAACATGATCCTGCACGGCAACGAGATCGCCGAGATCCGCAAGGGCGACTCGCTGACCAGCCCGCAGTTCACCGAGCGCGGTCAGCTCGAGGCGTTCGACTTCGCGGTGATGAATCCGCCCTTCTCGGTCAAGTCGTGGACCAACGGGCTGGAAAACGAGTACGGCCGGTTCGACGGGTTCGCCAGCCCGCCGGAGAAGAACGGCGACTACGCGTTTCTGTTGCATGTGGTCAAGTCGCTGAAGAGCACGGGCAAGGCGGCGATCATCCTGCCCCACGGTGTGCTGTTCCGCGGCCACGCCGAGGCCGCCATCCGCAGGGAGCTGCTCAAGCGTGGCTACATCAAGGGTGTGATCGGCCTGCCGCCGAACCTGTTCTACGGCACCGGCATCCCGGCCTGCATCGTGATCCTGGACAAACAGAACGCCGCCGGGCGCACCGGCGTCTTCATGATCGACGCCGCCAAGGGCTTCATGAAGGACGGGGCCAAGAACCGGTTGCGCAGCCGGGACATCCACCAGATCGTCGACGTCTTCACGCGCCAGCTGGAAGTCGAGCGCTACTCACGCATGGTGGCGCTGGCCGAGATCGCCGACCCGAAGAACGACTACAACCTCAACATCCCGCGCTACATCGACTCGTCGGAACCGGAAGACATTCAGGACCTGCACGCCCATATGCACGGCGGCATCCCGAACCGCGACCTCGATGCGCTGGCTGGCTACTGGGATGCGTTCCCCGACTTGCGCTCCGCGTTGTTCAAGCGAAAGCGCGCCGGCTACAGCGCCCTGCGCATGGACGTCGGCGAGGTGCAGCAGACCATCCTGGACTCCGAGGACTTCAAGAAGTTTGCGAAGAAGGCGGCCCGCAAGGTCGCGAACTGGTTCGCCAAACATCGGCCGGCGCTGGAGGCCGTCGACGCACACACGGTGCCCAACGACCTCATCGCGACCATCAGCGACGACCTGCTCGAGCGCTTCAAGGCGATGCCACTGCTCGACGAGTACGACGTATACGAGCAGCTGATGAGCTACTGGCACACCGCCATGCACGACGACGTGTTTCTCATCATGAGCGAGGGCTGGCTGAATGCGGCCAAGCCGCGCAAGACGATCGAGGACAAAGACCGCAAGCTCAGCGAAACACCGGATCTCGTTGTCGGGTCCGGCCGCAGCGCGGTGAAGTACAAGATGGATCTCATCCCGCCGGCATTAGTCGTGGCGCGGTACTTCGCCGACGAGCAGGCCGAGGTCGACGAGCTGACCGCCGCGGTCGAGGAAGCCACCCGTGCTATCGAGGAGTACGTCGAGGAACACGCAGTTGAAGACGGCGCCCTGGCCGCGGCGATGGACGAGGACGGAAAGATCACCAAAGCGCTTACTGCAGCGCGTCTTCGAGAAGCGAGGCGCGAGAAGGCTGATCGCGGCGAAATCAAAGCACTGGAGCACCTGATCCAGCTCTACGATGCCGAAACCGCCGCCAAGAAGAAGGCCAAGGAGGCGCAGGCGGCGCTCGGTGAGGCGACGCTGAAGCAGTACGGGAAGCTGAAGGTTGGTGATGTCACGCAATTGGTCCTGGAGGACAAGTGGTGCGGCGCCGTGGCGAGCCGCGTGGCCGGTGAGGTCGATTCGTTGACGCTTGCGCTTGTGAACCGCATCCAAGAATTGGGCCACCGATATGCCGACACAGTTGCCGCGCTCGATATCGAACTGCAACAGATCGGAACTAAAGTGGCCGCGCACTTGGCTTCGATGGGTATCGAACCGTGA